The DNA segment GTGATCTCTGCCTCTTTGCTTGATTTAGTGGAGCTCGCTTGGGGGAGAGGGGCTGGGGGAGAGGGGGAGATTTCCAGGCGGCGATTTTGCAGCCAAGACGCGGTGAACACCTCGGATTTCAAGCGGTTATGCCACGCCTTGCCCAACGCTGTCGGCCCCTCTCCCCCAGCCCCTCTCCCCCAAAGCAAGCCTTTGAATCGTACTTAATTGCATTAGCTGGCGAACCGATGATCCGGTATCAAACCTGTTTTAGGCGAGCTTGTTTTGAGGGCGAGGGGAGCCAGACTTTCTTCACTTATTCTTTTCACGCCTCTCCGAGGCGGAGACCGTAACAAGCACGAGTCTCGGAGAGACTCTACTACGTGCCAGCGCAGCCATCTCACATCGGCTCACCCTCGTAGCTCCGCCTCTCCGAGGCGGAGACCTCAACAAGCACGAGTCTCGGAGAGACTCTACTACGTGCAAGCGCAGCCATTTCGCATCGGCTCACCCTCGTAGCTCCGCCCCTCCGGACGTGCGATATATAAATGAAGAAAGTCTGGCTCCCCTCGCCCCTAAGCGAGCTCTTTGGTGCGGAAGAAATCTCTGCTAGTTCATAGCGTGATCTCTGCCTCTTTGTTTGATTTAGTGGAGCTCGCTTGGGGGAGAGGGGCTGGGGGAGAGGGGGAGATTTCCAGGCGGCGATTTTGCAACGAAGACGCGGTTAACGCCTCGGATTCCAAGCGGTTATGCCACGCCTTGCCCAACGCTGTCGGCCCCTCTCCCCCAGCCCCTCTCCCCAAAAACAAGCCTTTGAATCGTACTTAATTGCATTAGCTGGCGAACCGATGATCCGGTATCAAACCTGTTTTAGGCGAGCTTGTTTTGAGGGCGAGGGGAGCCAGACTTTCTTCACTTATTCTTTTCACGCCTCTCCGAGGCGGAGACCCCAGCAAGCACGAGTCTCGGAGAGACTCTACTACGGGCCAGGGCAGCTGAGGTGGTGCCGGTTTTGGGGGCCACCGGGAAGCTTGCGCCGCTCATGCGGCGGCTTCGTACTGTGTCGGCGTGAGGTAGCCGAGAGATGAATGTCGGCGATCGGTGTTGTAGTACTGGATGTACTCAGTCAACTCGCGTTTTGCGATCGCCATACTCAGGTATTCGGCCATACCCATTTCAGTCTTGAGAGTTCCGAAGCATGATTCCATAAATGCATTGTCGTAGCAGTCGCCCGCACGACTCATGCTCTGTCGCATTGATGCACGAGAGAGAATTCCACGATACCGCTTTCCTGCATATTGGCCACCACGGTCAGTGTGGTGAATCAATCCTGCCGAAGGCTGCACAGCTCGAATCGATCGCTGAAGAGCTGTCACAGCGAGTTGTTCAGTCATGTCATCGCGGAAATCCCATCCAACAATCCGGCGTGAATAGCGATCCATCAGCGTGGCAAGATATCCAAAACCAATACCATCGACGGGAATGTACGTAATGTCGCCTACCCAAAGTTGACCAAAGGTGGTCGGTTCTAGCAGATCCAGCAAAAGGTTAGGACTGTACCCAAGCCGATGTCGACTTTCGGTGGTTCGCGGCTTAAACGATTTCGGCTGAATCGCGCGAAGTCCTGCATCTTCCATGAGTTTTGACACTCTGCGACGGCCGCAATGAATGTCCATTGTCTTCAGTTCCTCAACGATTCGACGGCTGCCATAGCGGCGTTTATGCTTTCGGAAGACCGCAGTGACGATCGGCAGTAACGCGGCATCAGACTCATCGCGCTCCGAGCCTCCGGAACGCTGCCAGGCTTGAAAGGAAGACCGATTGAGCGATAGGAAATCACAGACCTCTCGCTCGGATGCTATCTGCAGCTGGACAATCGACGCGGCAGCGGGATAGATTTCGGCTACTCGTTGCGGCCGAAAATGATTAACGCTTTTTTTAAGACGTCGCGCTCCCGCTCGACGCGACGCAACTGATTCTCCAGCTCTTTGACCCGATCATCCATCGCGTCGGCCACCGGGCCTGCGGCTGTCAACTGCTGCTGTTTCCACCGACGGACGATGGTTGGGCAGGTAATGCCCAGACGTTCTGCCACCGACTTTGCGGAGTGCCCATCGAGGAGCATTTGAACTGCCTCTCGCTTAAAGTCTTCATCGTAAACCCGTCGCGTTTTTGCTTTCTTGGCCATCCATGATCCCCAGGAGCTTGTGGTTGATAGTCATACCAAATTTTTAGCTTCCTGGTGGCCCCCAAAACCGGCACCACCTCAAGCGATCTCGCATCGGCTCACCCTCGTAGCTCCGCCTCTCCGAGACGTGCGATATATAAATGAAGAAAGTCTGGCTCCCCTCGCCCCTAAGCGAGCTCTTTGGTGCGGAAGAAATCTCTGCTAGTTCATAGCGTGATCTCTGCCTCTTTGCTTGATTTAGTGGAGCTCGCTTGGGGGAGAGGGGCTGGGGGAGAGGGGGAGATTTCCAGGCGGCGATTTTGCAGCCAAGACGCGGTGAACACCTCGGATTTCAAGCGGTTATGCCACGCCTTGCCCAACGCTGTCGGCCCCTCTCCCCCAGCCCCTCTCCCCAAAAACAAGCCTTTGAATCGTACTTAATTGCATTAGCTGGCGAACCGATGATCCGGTATCAAACCTGTTTTAGGCGAGCTTGTTTTGAGGGCGAGGGGAGCCAGACTTTCTTCACTTATTCTTTTCACGCCTCTCCGAGGCGGAGACCTCAGCATGCACGAGTCTCGGAGAGACTCTACTACGGGCCAGGGCAGCGATCTCGCGCCGGCTCACCCCCGTAGCTCCGCCTCTCCGGACGTGCGATATATAAATGAAGAAAGTCTGGCTCCCCTCGCCCCTAAGCGAGCTCTTTGGTGCGGAAGAAATCTCTGCTAGTTCATAGCGTGATCGCTGCCTCTTTGCTTGATTTAGTGGAGCTCGCTTGGGGGAGAGGGGCTGGGGGAGAGGGGGAGATTTCCAGGCGGCGATTTTGCAGCCAAAACGCGGTGAACGCCTCGAATTTCAAGCGGTTATGCCACGCCTTGCCCAACGCTGTCGGCCCCTCTCCCCCAGCCCCTCTCCCCCAAAACAAGCCTTTGAATCGTACTTAATTGCATTAGCTGGCGAACCGATGATCCGGTATCAAACCTGTTTTAGGCGAGCTTGTTTTGAGGGCGAGGGGAACCAGACTTTCTTCACTTATTCTTTTCACGCCTCTCCGAGGCGGAGACCCCAGCAAGCACGAGTCTCGGAGAGACTCTACTACGGGCCAGGGCAGCCATTTCGCATCGGCTCACCCCCGTAGCTCCGCCTCTCCGGACGTGCGATATATAAATGAAGAAAGTCTGGCTCCCCTCGCCCCTAAGCGAGCTCTTTGGTGCGGAAGAAATCTCTGCTAGTTCATAGCGTGATCTCTGCCTCTTTGCTTGATTTAGTGGAGCTTGCTTGGGGGAGAGGGGCTGGGGGAGAGGGGGAGATTTCCAGGCGGCGATTTTGCAGCCAAGACGCGGTGAACACTTCGGATTTCAAGCGGTTATGCCACGCCTTGCCCAACGCTGTCGGCCCCCCTCCCCCAGCCCCTCTCCCCCAAAACAAGCCTTTGAATCGTACTTAATTGCATTAGCTGGCGAACCGATGATCCGGTATCAAACCTGTTTTAGGCGAGCTTGTTTTGAGGGCGAGGGGAGCCAGACTTTCTTCACTTATTCTTTTCACGCCTCTCCGAGGCGGAGACCCCAGCATGCACGAGTCTCGGAGAGACTCTACTACGTGCCTGGGCAGCGATCTCGCATCGGCTCACCCTCGTAGCTCCGCCTCTCCGAGGCGGAGACCCCAGCAAGCACGAGTCTCGGAGAGACTCTACTACGTGCCTGGGCAGCGATCTCGCATCGCTCACCCTCGTAGCTCCGCCTCTCCGAGGCGGAGACCCCAACAAGCACGAGTCTCGGAGAGACTCTACTACGTGCCAGCGCAGCCATCTCGCATCGGCTCACTCTCGTAGCTCCGCCTCTCCGAGGCGGAGACCCCAGCAACCACGAGTCTCGGAGAGACTCTACTACGTGCCTGTGCAGCGATTTCACATCGGCTCACCCTCGTAGCTCCGCCTCTCCGAGGCGGAGACCCCAACAAGCACGAGTCTCGGAGAGACTCTACTACGTGCCTGGGCAGCGATCTCGCATCGCTCACCCCCGTAGCTCCGCCTCTCCGAGGCGGAGACCCCAGCAAGCACGAGTCTCGGAGAGACTCTACTACGTGCTACTCCACCGACCTGGAGGCCTAGCGATGCCTGAAACCACGGAAGGACAGCGTCGATATCAGCGACCGCGGCCTACGGATCTTGGGGCCGGATAATAATGCAGGAACTGCATGAAGCCGGCTTGATTCCCCGTCTCGAGGGCCTCTTCATTTCTGGCAGCACCACGCGACAGTTGCTGGATCTGCAGCGAACGGATTCGCTCGGTAGCTCGCACCTGAGAATTAAACTGTTGCTGATCCACCCGGGGACGCACCAAAGAAAAGTAATTCGGAATCGGACCCGAATTCGACTGCAGCAGACCAATATATGGCGACATGGTCGGAGTTGCCGGCTCATAACTCCGCTGTCTTGATCGCTGCTGAGCCTCCGCCGTCGTTGCCATCGCCACCGTCAATGCAGCGAACGCAAAGATTGCCGTATGCCTACGCAGTTTCGACAACGAGCCAACCGCCGACTGAATCACGAGCCACATTGTAAGGTTCCTTGAATTGCCGGGGATGAATTCGCTTCTGTTTATCGTAACACAATCGGCCATTTACCATGCGGAACTTGAGGTTTGCTTGCCATTCGGCCGAAACAGGTTCAGTTTTTACGACTTAGGTAAAATTTTCCGAATCGAACTGCCGTGCGACGCGTTTAGCGATAACGCAAAACGCAAACGCGTTAACCGCGGTCTGCCAACCAGCGTATGGGCGTTTCCAGCAAGCATAGTAAGAACTGGATACTATCCCTCAACGCGATCTACTTCCTTTCTTAGCGGAACGGCGAAGTCGCCCGGCAAGCGCACTGAAAACACAATGAACTTGCCGATCGGCTTGCCCCGCCCCACCAGGAAAACCGCCACAGATGGCATTGGGTTATCCCCCACCTCACCAACCAAAACGCTCGCTGCAAACAGCCATTCGAATCTTAAAATCCCCCCACCCAGACTGGTCACCACGGCGTAATCGTCTTAAATCCCCGCCTCTTTCTGAATTGGTTTGAAGCGGTCAGCACTCGATTGTCGATGGTTGGGGTTATTAGGGCCTTGCTGTTTCGTGGGCCGACCGAGCGTCTTGCAATTTGACAAGTGGCCAACCTTGCAGACCCCCTCCGACTCCGCCGTGCCAGCCCCGCTTGCACGGTTATCCACGAACGCTCCCATCGACGCAGTCGGGCCCAGAAACTTTAAGCTTACGACAGGAAAATCGTGATGATCCGGCACCTCCAGCACTATTTGCTCCTGACGATGATTCTGGGATCCCTAGGATGCCAGACGTTGCACCAGCACAAAAATACTCCTGTCATCGTTCAGCCGGCCGACGTTCCCAAAGAACTCTGTAAAGCGACCATTCCGGAATACGTGATTGAACCTCCGGACATCCTGACGATCGATGCGTTGCGGGTCCTGCCGAAGCAGCCATACGCCCTCCAGCCGCTTGATTCGATCTCCGTCCAAATCAACAAAAGCAACGGCGAACCGCTCTTCAACGCATCGGCGTCGATCGACCCTGCAGGCGAACTCCCACTGGGCCCCGAATTCGGTTCGGTGAAAGCGTCGGGAAAGACGATTGGCCAACTGCGAACTGAAATCAAACGCCTGGTCAACGAAACGTACTCGGAACCACTCGTTGGGGTCGACCTCGTGCAAATCGCCCTGCTCCAACAAATCGCTGGCGAACACATCGTAAGCCCCGATGGAAAGGTCAACCTTGGAGTCTACGGCCAAGTTCGCGTCGCTGGCATGTCCATCCCGGAATCAAAACAAGCCATTGAAGCTCACCTCTCCACCTACCTCGACAAACCGCAAATCGCGGTCGATATCTTCGGGTTCAACAGTAAATTTTATTACGTCATCTCCGAGGGTGGCGGGCTTGGCGATCAAGTAACCCGAATTCCCTTCACGGGGAACGAAACGGTGCTAGATGCGATCAGTAACGTCGAGGGCTTAAGTGCGGTCTCTTCGAAACAAATGTGGGTCGCCCGCCCCGGAAGAAATATGGACGGAGGCGAACAGGTTCTTCCGGTCGACTGGCAAGCCGTCTCGATGCGAGGCGACACAAGGACGAACTACCAGATCATGCCGGGCGACCGAGTATTCGTCGCCGAAGACAAACTTGTCGCCTTTGACAACCACTTCGCCAAACAGGTGGCACCCATCGAACGGATGGCAGGGGTGGTCTTGCTAGTGACGCAAGCCGCACAACGATTGGTTTACTTTGAACAAAGCGGTACCAACGGCGGAAATTCAGGCTTTTAACACCGCCTTCCCGAAGACAATTACACCGCCCAAGTTAAACATGGGTTAATGACCAAATACGGAACGGACGCCATGCGTAATCCAATCACGCCACCGAAACACGCTCGCCTCGCTTGCCGAATCATCACAAGCTGCTTGGCACTGATCACCGTTGGGATCGCCGGCTGCAACTGCTCCCTAAAGCGTCCGGCGCGATGTGGAATCGGAGACCAATGCAGTACGCTGGCCGTGGAGGATCCCTTTCCGCTGGATCAATGTGTACCACCAAAGCACGTCGATTCGGGGAACTACGGGTACGTTCGCCCCAGTTGGCGAGTCTTAGACGAACGCGTCTCCCCTTGCTGTGAATTTCACATGCAAAGCGAAGATTACCCAAGCCCATCAAGGTTGCCCCCAGTCGTGGAAGTGCTTCCACAACCGGAACCCATTCCAGACGGCGAACCGCGAAGCCTACGGACGCTACCACGAATAAATGATGGAGCCGCCATGTTGGCCGAAGGAATCGTGCGTCCCGTCAGTTATCTATTAGACCGATAACCACCCGCCACAAGCGGAAAGCCAAACGGACCGCGTCTCACCGCATCGTGACAGAAACGGCCGGCAAAACGGTCGCATGTGCGAAAGCGTCGGTTCACCTCGCGATTCGATCGTCCCGAACGTCCGTCTCCAATCCATCCAATGACCTAGCATGGAGACAAGACGTAAATGAGCGATCATTTCTAAACGGGCGGCGGTATTGCAATCAGCAAGCCCCAACACACTGCGTAAGCGGCTTGCCGATTTAGGGACTGTCGCCCTTCGCTCAGAACGTGAAATCTACGGGTGACCTATTGTCGGTCTGCCCACGCTCTGGCGAGCGCACCTACGTGACTGCCGCACCACTCCACGCAACCGCCCCCTCCCAAACCATTGCCCAAACCTTAGGCGTGCCTCTCATCCCAGTCCCCTTAGTGACCGATTCCCCCACTTTTCGCTTAAAAACTAAGGACGGGAACATGGCACCGCAATGCCTTGAAGGGCGTCCAATCCCCCCTCTCGGGCAACTTGGAAGTGTCATTTTATTAATTGCTTGTCAACCGATATGTAGGTGAGTAGACTCCAGTCCACCGCCGGGGGGCATTTCGGACCGACGGACGGATCTGACTTTTAAATAAAATCGCAGCGCAACTCGCTGTTGACATGGACGGAGTCTACCTAGGCAGGTGACGTTCAAGCGAACATTTCAGACTTAATAGTGGTTTAGACATTGGTGCAGCAGGGATCGTTTGTGCTTGGGGGCCAGCAAAATCGAACTTAGAGGAGCAGACCACTTGATCAGCCAAACAGACAACACGCCCTTCGACCCCACCGCCGACGGCTTTACCCCTGTCGTGGCGACGGGGAATCACGACTGGCCCCCCCCCAATCCCGAAGCCGATCTCGAGTGGTGGGTAATCCGAACGCGCAGCCGACAGGAAAAAGCGGTAGCCACGGCCCTTAAATCCCTTGGCCTGACCCATTTCCTGCCTCTGGTCAGCACGGAACGGCAATGGGGAAAACGCAAGGCGAAGATCGATGCTCCGTTGTTCCCCGGGTATCTTTTTCTGCAAGGCAGTCGAGACGACACATTTGCGGCCGACCGGACGCGACGGATCGCCAGCACCCTGAAGGTAGAGGACCAACTGGGGCTTCACGCCGAACTGGTTTGTCTACGAGAAGCGATCGGACGGGGAGCGGACTTCGACCCCTATCCGTACCTCAAACACGGCTACTACGCCGAGGTCAAAAGCGGCCCCTACAAAGGTCTTCGAGGTTGCATCGATCGCAAATCCCAACAGGGCCAACTGATCATCCAAGTCAACGTCCTCCAATCCGCCATGGCCCTAAACCTGGGCGGAGCTCTCCTAACCCCGCTAGGCGAATTCCCCGAAAAAGAATCGCTTTAATGTCGCCTTTCGCTCCGCAAAAATATCGCCCGCAAACAGCACCAGCCCAAAGCCACCGCCCCTCCTAGCGGAACGGCGCAAGCCGTCCGGCCCCGCGCAACGATTAACCTCGCGTACCACCACAACACCTCGCCTCCTTTCCCATCTCGCACACCAAACCCTTGACCGCAGAAACGAAATCGCCGTCCTGTTCGTCTGAATCCGATTCGGCAACGCTGCGTCATCGTTTATGGTCGATCGACATTGACGCGGTAACGATGAGCCAAGCCGTTCAGCGGATCGGAGACTGGATCAGCGAGGGGCAACCGACATGCCGTTTTGTTGTCACCCCCAACGTGGACCACATCGTACAGCTCTACCGGCAAAAAGAGCTCATCCCGCTTTACCGCCAAGCCAGCATGACACTCGCCGACGGTTGGCCGTTGGTCTCCATGTCGCGACTTTATGGCAAACCGCTACCCGAACGCGTCGCCGGCTCGGACTTACTCCCCGCCATCTGCGAAAAATCTCAATCAGACAACCGGCCAGTCAAGCTGTTTTTACTGGGTGGCAAACCGGGAGTCCCACAGCGAGCGGCCCAAGCGATCGCAAACCGTTGGCCGGTGGCGGAAGTGATCGGCAGCAGCAGCCCACCACTGGGCTTCGAGAACGATCCCGTTTTCAATCAAGAATTATGCAGCCAGATCAACCAAGCCGAGCCCGACATCCTGGTCGTAGGCCTGGGGTTCCCCAAGCAAGAATCGTGGATCCTCAATCACCGCGAACGACTGCGAACCCCAGTTGCGCTAGCCGTAGGCGGCACCATCGATTTCCTAGCCGGCGAACAAACCCGAGCTCCTAAGTGGACCCAAGCCATAAAAATGGAATGGCTGCATCGCCTGGCCACCAACCCCAGACGACTAGCCAAACGCTACGCTCTCGACGCGATCTACTTCCCCTGGATCTGCATCCGACAAGGCTGGCATGACGCATGAGCAAAAAGAGTAAAGCTATGGCGAAAACAGCCTCCCGCCGCCCCGGGGCTTGCCAATGACCAAACTACAAATTGCGTCTACAAACTACCGCAGCGCGGCGAAGGCAGCAGACAGCCTGCGATCGACTGAGAAGAAAACGATTAGCATCAACGAATGTGAAGTCACAGAACAGGAAAACGTGCCTAGCCCCCCCTTCAAACGGCGACCGAAAGCAATCAGTGACCGAAAGAAACAAAGGTGCATGCTCCTAGCCCAACTCCCACACAAGGCCTTTGGCACTACCGCGCCCATCACACGGACCGAGATCAGCGTACAGCTTTACCGAACAAATGCTGTTACTCCGGCAAATCACGGTAACGCTACAAGAATCTACGATTTAATGATTAAGTTTATGTAGAGAAGACTTCATTGTAGCCAGTTGCCTTGCGCACTCGGACGGCATGTCTCAACGACCAGCGCCTGACAACCTGACCGTATACAGTCAAGTGAAAAATTCGGAGCATTTCTGTCACAAGCAGATTCCAGACACATGCGGCTCCAGACAATAACAAATGCACAGCACGAGTTCCCCCAAGGCACGCCCTCAGGCGAGACCACCCCCAGCCCTGAAGAAACTCGATGCACGAATCTCCCAGCGTGACTTTCAGCACCCAGCTAAGAAAATAAGGAGCACATTGGACATGTCAAATTTTTTTGGTGAATACATTTCCGAAATTGATTTACAGAAACTTGCTACGCAGGCTAAATCTGCTCAACCCTTTCCACATTTCATGATTGACAATTTCCTTGTTGAAGAATTTGCAAATGAAATTGAAAATTCTTTCCCGCGTGCCGATGAGATCGCAAAGCGAGGGAAAAGCTTCAAAGCAGTCAATGAGCGAGGGAAGACCCAAGTAACTAATACAAATTTTTTTCCAGCCCCCCTAAAACGCCTGAATGAAATCTTAGCATCGAGTGAATGGCTCTGCCATCTTGAAGAAATAATGGGAATCGAAAATTTACTGGCGGACCCAGGGCTACTCGGTGGAGGGATCCACCAAACCGGCCCCAGGGGACACCTGGACGTTCACGTCGACTTCAATTTCCATCAGCAGCTCAAACTTCACCGCCGCCTTAACATCCTGATTTACTTCAACCGTGACTGGCAGGAGCCCTGGGGTGGCAATGTCGAACTATGGGACAAAGAAGTTAAAAACTGCATCCGTTCATTCTCTCCAATACTAAACCGCTGTGTCGTCTTTGCCACGAATGACATTAGTTTTCACGGCGTGACGCGAGTTGACTGCCCACCTGATGCAACCCGAAACTCGTACGCGGCATACTACTACACGAAGGAGCCCCCCCCGGAATGGACTGGCGTACCGCACTCAACCATATTCCGGGCAAGACCCAACGAACAGGTAAAGAGCAAGCTCCTAATGCCGCTAGAAAAAATGAAGCGAAAACTTGGCCGGCTAACTTCGCGATTGTTCCGACACGCCTAAGATCACACCTGCGAGCCCAACTGTCTGACTGCAACTACTACGGAAGCAAATGAACAGTACAAAAGACGGGAATGTTAGACATGGCGCCAGCATGCTGGCCCTGTCCAAAGGAATGATCGCGGCACTCCGCTTTGGCCGAAACCTGATTGCAGCCAGAATTCTCTTGCCTGAGGACTTTGGGATTGGGGCAACCTTCGCCATGCTGACTGCATTCATGGAGATGACGTCCAACCTAGGGCAGTCCCGCCAAATCGTTCAAAATCAACGCGGCGACTCTCCGGAATGGCAGGAAATGACTCACGCAGTGTCCGCCTACCGCGGCGTGATCCTTGCGGCCGGCACCTTTCTACTCGCCCCTATCTTCGCCCGCATATTTGGATTACCTGAAGCGACCTGGGCTTTTCGCTCTCTCTCTCTACTACCATTGCTTAACGGCCTTTTCCACTCAGACTGCTATCGCTTTCAAAGGAAAATGCGGTTTGGGCGACAAGTCTCTGTCGACCTAATCCCAGCTTTCGTGCTTACAATCTTGGTATACCCCATTTGCATCTGGAGAAAAGACTACTCTGCCTTGCTCGTGCTATCGCTGCTACATGAGTTGATTCGCGTTGCAATGTCTCATGTCGTCAGCGAGCGCCCCTACAGAATTAGGTGGCACCGCGATTACTTTTCGGTATTTT comes from the Roseimaritima multifibrata genome and includes:
- a CDS encoding IS3 family transposase, with translation MYPAAASIVQLQIASEREVCDFLSLNRSSFQAWQRSGGSERDESDAALLPIVTAVFRKHKRRYGSRRIVEELKTMDIHCGRRRVSKLMEDAGLRAIQPKSFKPRTTESRHRLGYSPNLLLDLLEPTTFGQLWVGDITYIPVDGIGFGYLATLMDRYSRRIVGWDFRDDMTEQLAVTALQRSIRAVQPSAGLIHHTDRGGQYAGKRYRGILSRASMRQSMSRAGDCYDNAFMESCFGTLKTEMGMAEYLSMAIAKRELTEYIQYYNTDRRHSSLGYLTPTQYEAAA
- a CDS encoding transposase, whose translation is MAKKAKTRRVYDEDFKREAVQMLLDGHSAKSVAERLGITCPTIVRRWKQQQLTAAGPVADAMDDRVKELENQLRRVERERDVLKKALIIFGRNE
- a CDS encoding polysaccharide biosynthesis/export family protein, which gives rise to MIRHLQHYLLLTMILGSLGCQTLHQHKNTPVIVQPADVPKELCKATIPEYVIEPPDILTIDALRVLPKQPYALQPLDSISVQINKSNGEPLFNASASIDPAGELPLGPEFGSVKASGKTIGQLRTEIKRLVNETYSEPLVGVDLVQIALLQQIAGEHIVSPDGKVNLGVYGQVRVAGMSIPESKQAIEAHLSTYLDKPQIAVDIFGFNSKFYYVISEGGGLGDQVTRIPFTGNETVLDAISNVEGLSAVSSKQMWVARPGRNMDGGEQVLPVDWQAVSMRGDTRTNYQIMPGDRVFVAEDKLVAFDNHFAKQVAPIERMAGVVLLVTQAAQRLVYFEQSGTNGGNSGF
- a CDS encoding transcription termination/antitermination NusG family protein, with protein sequence MISQTDNTPFDPTADGFTPVVATGNHDWPPPNPEADLEWWVIRTRSRQEKAVATALKSLGLTHFLPLVSTERQWGKRKAKIDAPLFPGYLFLQGSRDDTFAADRTRRIASTLKVEDQLGLHAELVCLREAIGRGADFDPYPYLKHGYYAEVKSGPYKGLRGCIDRKSQQGQLIIQVNVLQSAMALNLGGALLTPLGEFPEKESL
- a CDS encoding WecB/TagA/CpsF family glycosyltransferase; amino-acid sequence: MTAETKSPSCSSESDSATLRHRLWSIDIDAVTMSQAVQRIGDWISEGQPTCRFVVTPNVDHIVQLYRQKELIPLYRQASMTLADGWPLVSMSRLYGKPLPERVAGSDLLPAICEKSQSDNRPVKLFLLGGKPGVPQRAAQAIANRWPVAEVIGSSSPPLGFENDPVFNQELCSQINQAEPDILVVGLGFPKQESWILNHRERLRTPVALAVGGTIDFLAGEQTRAPKWTQAIKMEWLHRLATNPRRLAKRYALDAIYFPWICIRQGWHDA
- a CDS encoding 2OG-Fe(II) oxygenase, coding for MSNFFGEYISEIDLQKLATQAKSAQPFPHFMIDNFLVEEFANEIENSFPRADEIAKRGKSFKAVNERGKTQVTNTNFFPAPLKRLNEILASSEWLCHLEEIMGIENLLADPGLLGGGIHQTGPRGHLDVHVDFNFHQQLKLHRRLNILIYFNRDWQEPWGGNVELWDKEVKNCIRSFSPILNRCVVFATNDISFHGVTRVDCPPDATRNSYAAYYYTKEPPPEWTGVPHSTIFRARPNEQVKSKLLMPLEKMKRKLGRLTSRLFRHA